The nucleotide sequence GCCAATATTTTATTTATTATACATAAATGTAAAAATTAAAGATCTGAAAGACATAAATGTAAAACAACAGTTTTTGTCTGGTTTTTAAAAAGCATTTGGGTTGAATATAACATCTCGATAAAAAAGAAAAAAATTGAGAATGGGCTTTTTCTTCACAACTGGCACGGTTCTGGCTTTATGGAAAGCAGGTTTGTAGCTTGGTGTTTTTCAATAATCGATTATCAGGAGGGCCAGAAAATGCAGAAAAAGAGGAAGGTGTCGGTTTTAACAGGATTGTTGGTAGTGTTATGTGCTGTGGCGGGGTTGTCGGGCAGGGTCCTTGCCGCTGATGTCACCGCGGGAACGGATTTTGCCTCGGCGTATGTGTGGCGGGGCATAACGTTTAATGACGGGTTCGTGGCCCAGCCATCAGTGGATGTGAGTTCAGGGGGGGTTGGTTTCAATGTATGGGGGAACATGGACATTGACGACTATGATGACACCTTAAACAGCGGGGAGTTTTCTGAAGTGGATCTAACCCTGTCCTACGGGTTCTCTCTGGATCCCGTGGATGTGAGCGTCGGCTACATCGAATACCTGTTTCCCGAGGGCGGATCCGGGACCCGGGAGGTTTATGCGGGCTTGTCTGTTGAGCCGTTTTCCGGGCTTACGGCCGGTGTCACGGGATATTACGACTTTGACGAGGTGGAGGATTATTATGTCAATGTTTCGCTGGGCTATGCATATGAACTGGCAAAAGACCTGACCCTGGGAGCCGGGGCCGCGGTGGGCATCGCCGGGGATGACGCAAGTGCGGGCGAAGATTCGGGCTTTCACGAATACCTGCTTTCGGTTGACTGTGCCTATGCGCTCACCGATGCCCTGGAAGTAACGGCCTATCTGGCCTACACGGATCATTTCGACAAAGACGTGCTTCCGGATCAGGACACGGACTGGTTTGGAGGAATGGGGATTTACTACAGCTTTTAATCAGTTTTTCCAAATTTCCGCCTTTTCCGGGATTTGACAGCAAAGCCCGCTGTGCTGTGCAGCGGGCTTTGCTGCGTGGTGACAATGGACTTGTTTTTTCCGGCCAGGCCTGACAGAATCAAGTTCCAGGGACTCTTCAAATTTTAAAACAAAAGGCAAGCTTATGGGACAAATTGTCGCCATTTACGGCAGCCCACGGCGGGCGGGAAACACCGCAGCACTGCTGGCAGAAGCCGTGGCCGGGGCCAGAAGCCGGGGCGCACGGGTGGAGGAAATCGTTTTGCGGGACTGCAGGATATCGCCCTGCCTGGAGATTTATGGGTGCAAAAAATCGGGTGAATGCGTGATCAAAGATGACTTTCAGGCCGTGCGCGACGCCATGCTGGCAGCAGACGGGCTGATGCTGGCCACGCCCATTTTTTTCTACACGGTCAGCGCCCATGTCAAGGCGCTCATGGACCGATGCCAGTCTTTGTGGGTGAAAAAATACTGGATTGACAAAACCGTCCCCGGCCAGTGGGCAACACAGCGGCAGGGTTTGCTGATTTCCGTGGGTGCCACAAAGGGCAAGCGTTTGTTTGACGGCACCCTGCTGACTGTGAAATATTTTTTTGATGTCCTGGATGCCCGGCTGTGGGATAGCCTTCTCTGCAGGGGCCTTGATTTTGAAGGCGACGTGCAAAAATATCCCCAATACCTTCAGCAGGCCCGGGATGCCGGCTGCCGCCTGGCAGACGCAATCGGCGCAGACAATGCATAAAAGCGCCGCGCCCCTTTGGATTCCGATGCTCCAAACTCCGGCATCTACAAGTAGCCGGATTGACACGGCAGGGTTTTAAAATTATATAAAAACAGGGGATCAAATCATTAGCGCAAGTGTTTGCCCATGTTCTGTAATCCAATGGTAAGGAGGCTGAATGAAAATTCATCGGGGACGTTCTGTGGACAAGATAGTCGAGGAGCAGATTCATCAGTGGCAGGCATCCAGGGGCGCTGCAAAAAAAGAGGAGCCCCTCAAAAGCTCCGTGATTACCATTTCCCGGCAGCCCGGTAGCCGGGGCAACGAGATTGCCGTAAAACTGGCCAGGGCCTTTGAGTATGAGCTGTTTGACCGGGAGATCATTCAGCAGATGGCCCGGGATTCCAATATGAGCGACAAGGTGCTGGAAACCCTGGACGAAAAGGGCCTGAACATGCTCGAGGATGTGATCGCCACAATTGTGGAACAGCGCCATCTGTGGCCGGATCAGTACATGAAGCATCTCATGAAGATCATCGGCACCATTGGCCGGCATGGAAAGGCCGTGATCGTGGGCCGGGGGGCAACCTTTATCATCCCCCGGGAGGAAAATATCCGGCTTCGCTTCATTGCTTCTCTGGAAAACCGGATCCAAAAGGTGGCAGAGGATTTAAATGTGTCATCAGAAGAGGCCCGGCGGCAGATTTATGACGTGGAGGCCCGGCGCCGCTCCTTTACCCGCAGGTATTTTTATACCAATGTGGATGAGCCCACACATTACGATATGATCATCAACACCGATGACATCAGTGATGATCAGGCCGTGTCCATGATCCAGGCCCTGGTGGAAAACGGCTTCAAGCGCGGGCCGGCCCGGGGTTAAAGCCGGATTGCCGCGCAGAGCAGCAAAAGCGCCTCGGTGATTTCACACATGGCTCCGAGCATGTCACCGGTGATCCCGCCAATGCGCCGGCGGTAAAACCGGATAAGCCATGCGCATAGGGCGAAAAACACGATGGTCAGCAGCAGGCCCTGCCAGCCCAGCAGCAGGCTGAGGACCACGCAGACCCCTATTCCCCAGAAATCGGCCGGTGAAAGGGGCCGGCCGAACAGGTCTGCTGCAGTGCCACCGCCGGAGCGGGCATAAGGCAAAAATCGTACCCCCAGCAGCATGGCGGATCTGGAATAGGCGGGCACGAGCATCAGGATCAAAAACCGTTCAAAGCCGGCCGTGCCATTGTCCGGCATCCCGCTAATCCCTCCGTACTTGGCCAGCAGTACACAGATCAGCACTACGGCGCCCATGACCCCGATGCGGCTGTCTTTCATGATCGAAAGCGTGGTTTCCCGGTCCCTGTGGGAGAAAAAACCGTCAGCCGAGTCTGCCAGCCCGTCTAAGTGCAGGGCACCTGTGAGTACCACCAGGACAATAACGTCTGCCGCGCCGGCAGCCGACGGGGAAAAAAGGCGGGAAAAAAGCGCATCCGCCGTTGCCAGGATCAGGCCCAGGATCAGGCCCACGGCCGGGAAAAAAGGGATCATGGCCCTGGGGTGATAGGCATCTGCCGCTCCGGCCGGCAGGATGGTGATAAAGCGCAGGGCCGCGGCCAGGTGGGTCAGGTGGGTTTTTATCGCCGGGTTCATGGATTATTTTTCACCCATGAGGGTGACGGCCACGGTTCGGGTCCGGTCCCGGTTGTCATGGTTGATGGCCACCACCTGCTGCCAGGTGCCGCACTGCATTCTGCCGCTGCGCACGGGCATGGAGAGCGACGGCCCGATGATTGCCGCCTGGACATGGCTGTGGCCGTTTCCGTCGTGCCAGGCCTTTTCATGCTCATATTCCATTTCCCTGGGGGCCATGCGGTCAATGGCCCGGCGCAGATCCTCAATAACCCCGGGTTCGTATTCAATTGTGGTCAACGAGCCGGTAGAGCCGATGATGGTGGCCGAAAGCCGGCCGTTTTGGATCCCCGATTCTTTAACCATGGCTTCGAGCGGCCCGGTGATATCCGCCATGCCCATGTGCGCCCCGAGTTTGACTTCAATGTCTTTGCAATACACAGTTGTGCTCATGATGATGCCATTTTTCTGGTTTTTGTGAATTTTTCCGCATCTGCCGCCTTTTGGGTAGCATATTCCGGATGAAGAATCAAATCCAATGGGCTTGACCGGGAGTGCCGCGGCCAAAAGATACTTGACTGTTTTGGGTATGTGGCCTAATTTGTTTTCAATAATCGAAATTCTGGAGAAAGGATCTTTTTATATGGCTTATTCTATTGCACTGGCCGGCAAGGGCGGAACCGGCAAGACCACAACCGCCGGCCTGCTGATTAAATATTTGTTAAAAACCGATCGCAAACCTGTTCTGGCTGTTGATGCCGATTCCAATGCCAACTTAAACGAGGTGCTCGGCCTGGAGGTCACCGATACCGTGGGACAGGCCAGGGAAGACATGAAAAAGGGCAAGGTGCCCAGCGGGATGACAAAGGACGTGTTCATGTCCATGCGCCTGGAGCAGGCGGTCATGGAATCCGGTGATTGCGACCTGGTGGTCATGGGACAGCCAGAGGGCCAGGGCTGCTATTGCGCGGCCAACACCCTGCTGACCAACTTTCTTGACCGGCTTCAGGACAACTACCCTTATATTGTGATCGACAATGAGGCGGGCTTGGAACATATCAGCCGGATGACAACCCACAATGTGGATGTTCTGTTGATTGTCACCGACGCCTCCCGGCGCGGGCTGCAGGCCGCGCTTCGGATTCATGAACTGGCCCAGAGTTTAAACGTGGGCGTGGGCAAAAGTTACGTGATCATCAACCAGGTCAAGTCCGGGGCGCCGGATCAGGCCATGGAAATGTTAAACCAAGCGGGTATCGAACTGGGCGGCGTTCTGCCCGAGGATGATACGGTCTATGATTATGATTTTCAGGGCCGTCCCATGATCGAGCTGCCTGATGACAATCCGGTGGTCCTGGCTGCATATGAAATGTTTGACAAAATCATGGAAACCGAAACTGCAAAGGCCAGTGGACATACCGTATAAAGATCTGCATATTTATTATCTCCGGGGCCGGGTGGCAAACGCGCCCGATGGACTTGGCCCGGAATTTATCGGCAACTGGCAGGAATCTGATGCGGCCTTTCTTTTTTTCACCCAGCCCGCGGAAAGCCGGGTAAACGCGCTGTTGCGGCGTCAGCCGGAACTCGCGCTCGTGGACACCTTTCACATGTCCTATGCGGACTGGCATGGCGGGGACATCAAACCGTTTGTGACAGACCGATTTTACGTGGCTCCGCCGTGGGCAGCCTCAGGACGGGATGACAACCGACTTCCCATTCTGCTCGATCCCGGGGTGGTATTTGGAGCGGGTACGCATCCCACTACCCAAAGCTGCCTGGAGGCCCTGGAAATCGTCTGGCAGCAGGGAGGTGCCGGTTCGGCCCTGGACCTGGGAACCGGCACGGGTCTGCTGGCTCTGGCCGCGGCCAGACTGGGCTGTCCCCGGGTGCTGGCAGTAGACAACAACGGCCTGGCCGTGCGCACCACCCGGGAAAATATCCGTGCCAACAGCCTGGATGCCCGGGCACTGGCAGTCATCGCAGACGCCCGGGAGCTGATTGCATGCCCGGTGGATCTTGTCATGGCCAATATTCATTTTGATGTAATGCGACACCTGCTGGCAAGTCCTGAATTTTATGAAAAAAAATGGTTCATTCTTTCAG is from Desulfosalsimonas propionicica and encodes:
- a CDS encoding MltA-interacting MipA family protein, with amino-acid sequence MQKKRKVSVLTGLLVVLCAVAGLSGRVLAADVTAGTDFASAYVWRGITFNDGFVAQPSVDVSSGGVGFNVWGNMDIDDYDDTLNSGEFSEVDLTLSYGFSLDPVDVSVGYIEYLFPEGGSGTREVYAGLSVEPFSGLTAGVTGYYDFDEVEDYYVNVSLGYAYELAKDLTLGAGAAVGIAGDDASAGEDSGFHEYLLSVDCAYALTDALEVTAYLAYTDHFDKDVLPDQDTDWFGGMGIYYSF
- a CDS encoding flavodoxin family protein codes for the protein MGQIVAIYGSPRRAGNTAALLAEAVAGARSRGARVEEIVLRDCRISPCLEIYGCKKSGECVIKDDFQAVRDAMLAADGLMLATPIFFYTVSAHVKALMDRCQSLWVKKYWIDKTVPGQWATQRQGLLISVGATKGKRLFDGTLLTVKYFFDVLDARLWDSLLCRGLDFEGDVQKYPQYLQQARDAGCRLADAIGADNA
- a CDS encoding AAA family ATPase; amino-acid sequence: MKIHRGRSVDKIVEEQIHQWQASRGAAKKEEPLKSSVITISRQPGSRGNEIAVKLARAFEYELFDREIIQQMARDSNMSDKVLETLDEKGLNMLEDVIATIVEQRHLWPDQYMKHLMKIIGTIGRHGKAVIVGRGATFIIPREENIRLRFIASLENRIQKVAEDLNVSSEEARRQIYDVEARRRSFTRRYFYTNVDEPTHYDMIINTDDISDDQAVSMIQALVENGFKRGPARG
- the cobS gene encoding adenosylcobinamide-GDP ribazoletransferase encodes the protein MNPAIKTHLTHLAAALRFITILPAGAADAYHPRAMIPFFPAVGLILGLILATADALFSRLFSPSAAGAADVIVLVVLTGALHLDGLADSADGFFSHRDRETTLSIMKDSRIGVMGAVVLICVLLAKYGGISGMPDNGTAGFERFLILMLVPAYSRSAMLLGVRFLPYARSGGGTAADLFGRPLSPADFWGIGVCVVLSLLLGWQGLLLTIVFFALCAWLIRFYRRRIGGITGDMLGAMCEITEALLLLCAAIRL
- a CDS encoding secondary thiamine-phosphate synthase enzyme YjbQ, encoding MSTTVYCKDIEVKLGAHMGMADITGPLEAMVKESGIQNGRLSATIIGSTGSLTTIEYEPGVIEDLRRAIDRMAPREMEYEHEKAWHDGNGHSHVQAAIIGPSLSMPVRSGRMQCGTWQQVVAINHDNRDRTRTVAVTLMGEK
- a CDS encoding AAA family ATPase, whose amino-acid sequence is MAYSIALAGKGGTGKTTTAGLLIKYLLKTDRKPVLAVDADSNANLNEVLGLEVTDTVGQAREDMKKGKVPSGMTKDVFMSMRLEQAVMESGDCDLVVMGQPEGQGCYCAANTLLTNFLDRLQDNYPYIVIDNEAGLEHISRMTTHNVDVLLIVTDASRRGLQAALRIHELAQSLNVGVGKSYVIINQVKSGAPDQAMEMLNQAGIELGGVLPEDDTVYDYDFQGRPMIELPDDNPVVLAAYEMFDKIMETETAKASGHTV
- a CDS encoding 50S ribosomal protein L11 methyltransferase, with protein sequence MDIPYKDLHIYYLRGRVANAPDGLGPEFIGNWQESDAAFLFFTQPAESRVNALLRRQPELALVDTFHMSYADWHGGDIKPFVTDRFYVAPPWAASGRDDNRLPILLDPGVVFGAGTHPTTQSCLEALEIVWQQGGAGSALDLGTGTGLLALAAARLGCPRVLAVDNNGLAVRTTRENIRANSLDARALAVIADARELIACPVDLVMANIHFDVMRHLLASPEFYEKKWFILSGLLRSQARQVEEMIHYGPGRIVQRWINDGVWYTFLGACTG